A genomic window from Parasteatoda tepidariorum isolate YZ-2023 chromosome 10, CAS_Ptep_4.0, whole genome shotgun sequence includes:
- the LOC107456104 gene encoding uncharacterized protein has protein sequence MMDSKTEFQKEEKDKNLLTDLPLKDESVNKTKKKRKNRKSKAVEILELKNEGKEENLQTGSLLETEINQEKRKITDESDEFQREIMEENLQPRSESNKKRRKRKSRKRKSASVLMKVTNENEHDSSDPVSATNTGQVNPGSYNKNKQNNKKSVVTDEDPVALTHAKISSKDPATSKHYDLSSDDLATFEVIYGDEVSSEYDVDLATFEVINRPSDEDVTSEHDDLISTVASDQVGEHPVASELVGEHPAASEHDTFSCEGSVTNEDAEPYTESPISSDHSELTNESLEAFESEELTCTAQENVHPRVTNEDFETFEHDDPSFVDPALPDSIETFAEGPPTSELQELTEGDSPAIENERNELTIEGSFILEFHEQSDCKLNEERTVGNIGHTTDSNILVSDERSHLEDHLSFPSYTATTNIENQNRKSSSGEVIQPTIADILVPDEMPSTTLKDEDHPSSPSYTVASIIQPTPDIIVSNEMLSFTLRDQDHLGSSSCAATDSKMQCSRSSDEEVPQTTAVILSNDSSSTTLTNEDNPSSPSYTAANITQPTTPDIIVSNEMLSFTLREKDHLGSSSCAATDSEMLCSRSSDEEVPQTTAVILSNDSSSTTLTNEDNPSSPSYTAANITQPTTPDIIVSNEMLSFTLREKDHLGSSSCAATDSEMLCSRSSDEEVPQTTAVILSNDSSSTTLTNEDNPSSPSYTAANITQPTTPDIIVSNEMLSFTLRDQDHLGSSSCAATDSEMQCSRSSGEEVPQTTPVILSNDSSSITLTNEDNPSSSSHTAADIKPQCSGPSSNEKVMPEPLGLFSMLVAVLVFCLIVFCHAFCASFLIFKKPSPQKRANKQKINSDEAHN, from the exons ATGATGGATAGTAAAACAGAATttcaaaaggaagaaaaagacaAGAACTTGCTGACAGATTTACCATTAAAAGATGAGTCTGTTAATAAGacgaaaaagaagagaaaaaatagaaagtcGAAAGCTGTTGAAATtcttgaactgaaaaatgaaggTAAAGAAGAAAATCTACAAACAGGTTCACTTCTGGAAACCGAGATTAATCAGGAGAAAAGGAAGATAACCGACGAATCTGATGAATTTCAAAGAGaaataatggaagaaaatttaCAACCACGGAGTGAATCCAATAAAAAGAGAAGGAAGAGGAAAAGCAGAAAGAGGAAATCTGCATCGGTACTAATGAAAGTAACTAATGAAAATGAACATGACAGCAGTGACCCAGTCTCCGCAACTAACACTGGACAAGTTAATCCTGGaagctataataaaaataaacaaaataacaaaaagtcaGTAGTAACTGATGAAGATCCGGTAGCATTGACGCATGCAAAAATTTCCAGTAAAGACCCAGCAACTTCGAAGCATTATGATCTGAGTAGTGACGACTTAGCAACTTTTGAAGTAATCTACGGAGACGAAGTATCTTCGGAGTATGACGTCGACTTAGCAACTTTCGAAGTGATCAATAGACCATCCGATGAAGATGTAACTTCTGAACATGATGATCTGATTAGCACAGTAGCTTCTGACCAGGTCGGTGAACACCCAGTAGCTTCTGAACTGGTCGGTGAACACCCAGCAGCATCCGAACACGACACATTTTCTTGTGAAGGTTCAGTAACAAATGAAGATGCTGAACCTTACACTGAAAGCCCAATTTCTTCAGATCATAGTGAACTTACCAACGAAAGTCTAGAAGCTTTTGAAAGCGAGGAACTGACCTGTACTGCACAAGAAAATGTGCACCCCAGAGTTACAAATGAAGACTTTGAAACTTTTGAACATGATGATCCTTCTTTCGTAGATCCGGCACTTCCTGATAGTATCGAAACTTTTGCTGAAGGTCCCCCTACTTCTGAACTGCAAGAACTGACAGAAGGAGATTCACCTGCTATTGAGAATGAACGAAATGAACTGACCATTGAAGGTTCATTCATTCTAGAATTTCATGAACAAAGCGACTGTAAATTGAATGAAGAAAGAACTGTCGGCAATATAGG ACACACGACTGATTCTAATATCCTTGTTTCTGATGAAAGATCGCATCTTGAAGATCATCTTAGTTTCCCTTCCTATACAGCTACTACAaacattgaaaatcaaaatagaaaatcttCCAGTGGGGAAGTTATACAACCTACAATAGCTGATATCCTCGTTCCTGATGAAATGCCTTCCACTACACTCAAAGATGAAGATCACCCAAGCTCCCCTTCCTACACAGTTGCAAGCATTATACAACCTACACCTGATATAATTGTTTCTAATGAAATGCTTTCCTTCACCCTCAGAGATCAAGATCATCTTGGCTCCTCGTCTTGTGCAGCCACAGACAGTAAAATGCAATGCAGTAGATCTTCCGATGAAGAAGTGCCACAAACTACAGCTGTTATCCTTTCTAATGATAGCTCTTCCACCACCCTCACAAATGAGGACAATCCTAGCTCCCCTTCCTACACAGCTGCAAACATTACACAACCTACTACACCTGATATAATTGTTTCTAATGAAATGCTTTCCTTCACCCTCAGAGAGAAAGATCATCTTGGCTCCTCGTCTTGTGCAGCCACAGACAGTGAAATGCTATGCAGTAGATCTTCCGATGAAGAAGTGCCACAAACTACAGCTGTTATCCTTTCTAATGATAGCTCTTCCACCACCCTCACAAATGAGGACAATCCTAGCTCCCCTTCCTACACAGCTGCAAACATTACACAACCTACTACACCTGATATAATTGTTTCTAATGAAATGCTTTCCTTCACCCTCAGAGAGAAAGATCATCTTGGCTCCTCGTCTTGTGCAGCCACAGACAGTGAAATGCTATGCAGTAGATCTTCCGATGAAGAAGTGCCACAAACTACAGCTGTTATCCTTTCTAATGATAGCTCTTCCACCACCCTCACAAATGAGGACAATCCTAGCTCCCCTTCCTACACAGCTGCAAACATTACACAACCTACTACACCTGATATAATTGTTTCTAATGAAATGCTTTCCTTCACCCTCAGAGATCAAGATCATCTTGGCTCCTCGTCTTGTGCAGCCACAGACAGTGAAATGCAATGCAGTAGATCTTCCGGTGAAGAAGTGCCACAAACTACACCTGTTATCCTTTCTAATGATAGCTCTTCCATCACCCTCACAAATGAGGATAATCCGAGCTCCTCTTCCCATACAGCTGCAGACATTAAACCACAATGCAGCGGGCCTTCTTCAAATGAAAAAGTCATGCCTGAACCATTAGGACTTTTTAGTATGCTTGTAGCAGTATTAGTGTTTTGTTTAATAGTATTCTGCCATGCTTTTtgtgcttcatttttaatatttaaaaaacccTCTCCTCAGAAGCGGGCCAATAAGCAGAAAATTAATTCTGATGAGGCCCATAACTAG